CTTGGACTGAAGAGGAAACACTTGATAGCCGTCTCTCTTTTGGTTGGAAATGACCATGACCTAAATGGTGTGCAAGGGATCGGGCTTGATAAAGCACTTCGTTTGGTACGAGGGTTTAGTGAAGATGAGATATTTGATAAGTATGCTTTTACATGTAAACTTGTCAAATTATTTGCTTCCTGTAGTTCTAGAGGGTATTTAGTGATATCATTCCATAACTGTCCAGACATGATGTTTTTGCAGACTATATGAAATAGGCAAAGGGCATGTACCACTATTTCAGGGTGAAATTAGATGTGCTGGTGATGCTATACCTTGTTCAGATGAGAGCTCACCAAAGGCAAAGCAGTCTCATTGCTCTTTCTGCGGGCACCCTGGCAGCAAAAAGGCTCATTTTAAGTCTTGTTGTGAATATTGTATGACTGATAGCAATGATGGTTGCTTGAAAAAGTCTCAAGGGTTTAAGTGCAACTGCTCATCCTGTGATAAGGTTCATGTTCTTATTtgtcttgattttctcttttgttACTATTGTTACTACCTCACTGCCTATTGATCTGTTATTTTGCTCTTTCATCATCTCGTATCACCTGATATGACTTTAAAAGCTGGAACTTCTGATGTTCTTAATTCAGACTGTGTTCCTAGTTTCATTGCTGATATCTCATGGTGTCTGAATATCAGGTTAGAAAAGACAAGGACAAGAAGAAACATGAGAATTGGTGGATTAATGTTTGCAACTTGATTTCCAAGGAAACAAAATTCCCAAATGATGAGATCATTGAAATGTACATGTGCAACAATCACGGAGAGTTTACTGGTTTGCCCTGCAAACTCTCTTGTATCTATTTGCTTGGCCTTGACTTCTGCCAGCCTCCAAGTTGTTGAGTTGGGGTGTCAAGGACTAGTTATTCTTGTATGCataagtttgttattgttttcATTTGATATTATTTCAAGGTCTAATTCGCTGTCTTAACAGATATATTTTTGGGTTGATGTTATATTAAGATATTTACATCCTCATGTTGCAGAAGAAGGCCCTTTGCTGGAATGGGGAGATCCAAAAACTGACTTGCTAGTTGATTTCTTAGCTTATCATCAGTCATGGAAGCCGTCTTATATTCGGCAGCGGATGCTTCCAATGCTGTCCACTCTGTATTTGAGAGAGTTGGCGAGAAATCCAAATAAAACTTTGTTAGTTGGGCAGTATGAGTTTCATTCTATTCAACGTGTGAAGATAAGATATGGGCATCAATATTACGAGGTCAAGTGGAAGAAAGCCATATCTAACGAACTTAGTTGTGCAGTCCCTGTTGAACAGTCCAACATGCTTGAAGAAGAATTTATAGAAGTTGGTGATGAGCCCATTGGCCTGTTGGATGAGTCAATTGAGCCCCAGATTCATGTTGATGGATGCTGGATTTTAACTGATGAAAATCCAGAGTTAGTTCATTCAGCTTTTCCAGAAGAAGCTCTCAAATTTAGACAGGAAAAGGTATGGCTTTTTCCCCCTTGAAAGACCctgaaattataatttgaaaattgtatATTGAATATCCTGGAAAGATCTTAGTGTGCAAAGGGATTTCAGATCAAAATCATTTGGTTTAATTGGTTCTGTTTGTTGTTTATATACTGGCATGAGACCCTTTGTGGTACATAACAAAGAGGAACAAACTAGCgcaattaaataaatgaattaatggCATTGTTAGAACAATGGAATTAGATTCTGATGCTTGTGTTGGAAGTTGGTATAATCACCTTTTAAGGCATTATTCAAAGCTTGCTATTATAGAATGTTCGAGTGCCGGCTCTTGCATTGTGGGATT
The Gossypium raimondii isolate GPD5lz chromosome 8, ASM2569854v1, whole genome shotgun sequence DNA segment above includes these coding regions:
- the LOC105791580 gene encoding flap endonuclease GEN-like 1 isoform X2; translated protein: MVRFFRFSGIDTSTSNVTEEGVSKERNSAFKRCVNDCMELLELLGMPVLKANGEAEALCAQLNRDGHVDACITADSDAFLFGATCVIKSLRPNSKEPFECYNMSDIEAGLGLKRKHLIAVSLLVGNDHDLNGVQGIGLDKALRLVRGFSEDEIFDKLYEIGKGHVPLFQGEIRCAGDAIPCSDESSPKAKQSHCSFCGHPGSKKAHFKSCCEYCMTDSNDGCLKKSQGFKCNCSSCDKVRKDKDKKKHENWWINVCNLISKETKFPNDEIIEMYMCNNHGEFTEEGPLLEWGDPKTDLLVDFLAYHQSWKPSYIRQRMLPMLSTLYLRELARNPNKTLLVGQYEFHSIQRVKIRYGHQYYEVKWKKAISNELSCAVPVEQSNMLEEEFIEVGDEPIGLLDESIEPQIHVDGCWILTDENPELVHSAFPEEALKFRQEKELKDMKRRKTSTPRSEGSFEMSESSKPQGVQLSITEFYRTTKTPSQAKLGKDLVKQSSSPGVGSSKQKRKVSGSKLSKAVRRRLLFG
- the LOC105791580 gene encoding flap endonuclease GEN-like 1 isoform X1; the encoded protein is MGVGGKFWELLKPYTRFEGFDFLRDKKVAIDLSFWIVQQETALKNQALNPHLRLTFFRTVNLFSKFGVFPVFVLDGTPSPLKSQARMVRFFRFSGIDTSTSNVTEEGVSKERNSAFKRCVNDCMELLELLGMPVLKANGEAEALCAQLNRDGHVDACITADSDAFLFGATCVIKSLRPNSKEPFECYNMSDIEAGLGLKRKHLIAVSLLVGNDHDLNGVQGIGLDKALRLVRGFSEDEIFDKLYEIGKGHVPLFQGEIRCAGDAIPCSDESSPKAKQSHCSFCGHPGSKKAHFKSCCEYCMTDSNDGCLKKSQGFKCNCSSCDKVRKDKDKKKHENWWINVCNLISKETKFPNDEIIEMYMCNNHGEFTEEGPLLEWGDPKTDLLVDFLAYHQSWKPSYIRQRMLPMLSTLYLRELARNPNKTLLVGQYEFHSIQRVKIRYGHQYYEVKWKKAISNELSCAVPVEQSNMLEEEFIEVGDEPIGLLDESIEPQIHVDGCWILTDENPELVHSAFPEEALKFRQEKELKDMKRRKTSTPRSEGSFEMSESSKPQGVQLSITEFYRTTKTPSQAKLGKDLVKQSSSPGVGSSKQKRKVSGSKLSKAVRRRLLFG